The following are encoded together in the Lytechinus variegatus isolate NC3 chromosome 19, Lvar_3.0, whole genome shotgun sequence genome:
- the LOC121405744 gene encoding uncharacterized protein LOC121405744 has translation MANRHKFLFLYNERCKKVELENDNPNGVSMEELMEKASNLFGIDQTNILLQKWDSGYECFIDIDGNEPADETISGGIKIKVQSIVHFMPVHIDMVQPIAAAQPVVSEKPEDTSTEDEPDAGGRSRDVEMEVEEKDQGEAQIYSHERSRLRPVSCWIVNWKLPDLPPAIHKKLLSLPLGNDLRVSERSTIFDIIFKSVMQHKNVYPKPAEYTLLIDQLFKRYPRLDCNLKDVNCGSRKVMYRKKLTYYFQNKRDVLRKDELTTVNFAWRKKRQSTKPVCKATASSAAPAVWGVQNYLPSMPDTEDDDSIKKHIKIMQDEFKKKYPDIKRVATGMDMTLSARRNTIVKENATIQDIKDTYPWLFQESQLMAEMDRLIGSSEDKGFKGKMTLGFKKFGMAIVKYGKRLKAKSTPQCFKILAERIPITRDDKEYQDAVTRAAIIMIPTMFREKIGNIFKESKENEESDEMPSPVIKYSGQLTEAAEFQIAVDGVVVATSEDIISSFSCYMAAIYTFNMHNPRCLAKTALFVERVILDLEDNQSIQPLQNVVSKLVNLLE, from the exons ATGGCAAACAG GCACAAATTCCTGTTCCTTTATAACGAACGCTGCAAAAAGGTTGAGCTAGAAAATGACAACCCAAATGGAGTAAGCATGGAAGAGCTCATGGAAAAGGCAAGCAACTTGTTCGGTATTGATCAGACAAATATCTTGCTCCAAAAATGGGACTCTGGTTATGAATGTTTTATCGACATCGATGGTAACGAGCCTGCTGATGAAACTATATCTGGGGGTATCAAGATTAAAGTTCAATCCATAGTGCACTTCATGCCAGTGCACATAGACATGGTGCAACCCATTGCTGCTGCACAACCAGTCGTGTCTGAGAAACCTGAAGATACTAGCACTGAAGATGAACCTGATGCTGGTGGCAGATCTAGAGATGTTGAAATGGAGGTGGAGGAAAAGGATCAAGGAGAAGCACAGATTTATTCTCATGAAAGGTCCAGGTTGAG GCCAGTTTCATGTTGGATAGTAAATTGGAAGTTGCCAGATCTACCTCCAGCAATTCACAAGAAGCTACTGTCACTGCCACTTGGAAATGACTTGAGGGTCTCGGAGAGGTCAAcgatatttgacataatattcaagtCTGTGATGCAGCATAAGAA TGTGTACCCAAAGCCTGCTGAATATACCTTACTTATTGACCAATTGTTCAAGCGATATCCGAGACTGGACTGCAACTTGAAAGATGTCAATTGTGGAAGTCGCAAG GTGATGTACAGGAAGAAGCTCACGTATTACTTCCAAAACAAAAGAGATGTCCTAAGGAAAGACGAGCTGACAACTGTAAACTTTGCATGGCGGAAGAAGAGACAATCAACCAAGCCGGTATGCAAAGCAACTGCATCATCAGCTGCACCAGCAGTATGGGGCGTACAAAATTACCTACCGTCAATGCCGGACACGGAAGATGATGACAGCATCAAAAAGCACATCAAGATAATGCAGGATGAGTTCAAAAAGAAGTATCCTGACATCAAAAGAGTTGCAACAGGCATGGATATGACATTAAGTGCTCGGAGAAACACTATTGTAAAAGAGAATGCAACAATTCAAGACATAAAGGATACTTATCCATGGCTATTCCAAGAATCGCAG CTGATGGCTGAAATGGACCGGCTGATTGGCAGCTCGGAGGATAAGGGGTTCAAGGGCAAAATGACCCTTGGGTTCAAAAAATTCGGGATGGCCATTGTTAAGTACGGGAAACGATTGAAAGCAAAATCCACACCACAGTGTTTCAAGATACTAGCTGAGAGGATTCCTATCACTAGGGATGACAAGGAATATCAAG ATGCTGTAACAAGAGCGGCCATAATCATGATACCAACCATGTTCAGGGAGAAGATTGGCAACATCTTCAAGGAGTCTAAGGAGAACGAAGAGTCT GATGAAATGCCTTCCCCTGTCATCAAGTACAGTGGCCAGCTGACAGAAGCAGCAGAGTTCCAGATAGCTGTGGATGGAGTGGTTGTTGCAACAAGTGAAGACATCATCAGCTCCTTCAGCTGCTACATGGCAGCTATTTATACCTTCAACATGCACAACCCCCGATGTTTGGCCAAGACGGCTCTCTTCGTTGAAAGAGTCATCCTAGACCTTGAAGACAATCAGTCCATCCAACCTTTGCAAAATGTGGTCTCAAAGTTAGTAAATCTTCTTGAATAA